One Nicotiana sylvestris chromosome 12, ASM39365v2, whole genome shotgun sequence genomic window carries:
- the LOC138884030 gene encoding uncharacterized protein, whose protein sequence is MGLSDGLQNSDGMSPYRLVFVKACNLPVELEHKAMWALRKLNLEWDVAANLRVEQLNELDEFRFHAYSSSSLYKDKLKHLHDKYARGNEFKVGDMVLLFNSRLRLFSGKLKAKWSGPFEVVFVTPFGALDLRNKNDNG, encoded by the exons atgggcttatcggacggcttacaaaactccgatggtatgtctccgtatcggttggtgtttgtaAAAGCTTGTAATCTTCCGGTCGAGTTAGAGCATaaagccatgtgggctttaaggaagttgaatttggaatgggatgttgcggcaaatcttcgtgttgaacaactcaatgagcttgatgagtttagattccatgcctactcaagttcatccttgtataaggacaaattGAAGCACCTTCACGATAAATATGCTCGGGGTAATGAGTTCAAAGTTGGAGATATGGTGCTCTTGtttaattcccggttacgtctgttttcgggTAAGCTCAAggcaaagtggagtgggccatttgaagttgtgtttgtgaccccatttggtgctcttgatctaaggaacaaaaatg ataatggttaa